Proteins co-encoded in one Arachis hypogaea cultivar Tifrunner chromosome 13, arahy.Tifrunner.gnm2.J5K5, whole genome shotgun sequence genomic window:
- the LOC112737127 gene encoding uncharacterized protein isoform X2 — translation MEKSPIHKLHSRQKPSPSQCSKVESAFNFVNSRVGDGDGDDSETIKLPRLLCFLNDWIQSLLFPSDKKPHADGFDAYIDIRCWEIFKFCLQESLKFHVTLNMSKNLLRPVELIARNALSLLEELSDCSGETLISDERLKLYDAALDCVSLVFSSHGGLSNENLGLWISTGKAVLELLLRMYDKNLDGSNMGDFALRFLWLVLQPFSKFLKVHPVRQSRFREFVDELLELLLHVSGELHLRVNGRSPIWTERAMKVVEEVLSHGLFHPVLVDEFLSLHGLQNYVASCDDASNDSKPAIQSYPRHLFDVLNKIITRKNAMAMGSVGLLFHSFVNSARKFKGTSVMYEVNKTMEKMNNSRQPVPGENSSSNNIGADTQNSLLNFFVLIMEPFLLEINTCLKSEVDRKLQLVDLHGVLKSISNLLASFMQEKVYVRTEDTSGGACLNFFKIIFNSLMNTSTNILSLSNYDTTNRKEMEIYTLSANEIIVSMGYLLEIEYEVVGEELVNLWCIMLSYSSINCNMVNVFDQCSLSSSIPALGCQIINLYSQLRQVRIAIVTLCKAIRLIISGEGNTEECSSRLTILSNEVHYESVEKLLSSQKFVHAVYKAVEAIPEGQVTGCIRQITEDISESLNWMKDFSPLVDAEKLQIFNLQVKLLGGGLSSLYCLVLDSVMVTEGNSNLVGVAVKELVSTLRSHLSTLVGQQGDSICNFLSSVLGGTVDGVVGKGKILKKFGRFSQWALVFFFQLFVSCRILLRQAISLMPPGLSKKVSAEVGDVTAYSAFELMERIDEIDTGYFTWIAQPSASLLVVLQYISDIYHKYGSDDSCPLTYVFQSMILQRLVDLDRNIELLKYLRKKRYRSRITALKEEAAGLTDLMMENLSCVYQSPVFESDDVACEDVIFLGTQSNRWNRGVYVANKNSLPTAIWLSLCKNVDIWGNHASKKHLKKFLSHLLHTSLRCERSSLQESALQKINECNKQFSGARHARDLFSQISSQLLSDSLLYEQKFIHRNLASIFCHALEKAVQPLFSNFANTDLNLQRSPNWLEYLSAIDKSAVVRDEDISIEEKTKSITNKSFTVCHHLLNLLCSMPYINASSFSCLVTCVFNLERLLVSALVYFWSSGHQDYFCKYLRLFVVCRKALRHVIMGFCEKTDTIQSSTDSIISEGSFPVLWLSKSLSVIVGIKEAFSAENSILFKSLICSLMDHTSYILAGIIKYQIIHGVSIDKEAGDLCEEISNDSSNENDSLLPSSQHLDSAKLEALKCLTLICKNLKEQTQSLVVLQKDVTWANERMNLPYADINRLSSGISCYIGIFGGLTSGMGQTDASSSEPKILLWKDLVELVDFLVSKLLVHNNQLPESFCDKSFEKPVNKFLLGTKHCSLESSVSKADNLSGTQDESKGTTCSTSSAIDNVSNIVSDIGKMLNSESKSYVASVLNKPLLQSFLKGSHPEVAFLLRQLLIASSFLLRLNVMEGNSSLLSSFVPTFIEISQVLLLEFTEMVEVPQESAFLLLDGVLSYLRELASFFSFMEPTSSRNVRTKLVQILMRAIGKTILLQGKRATLTFHERQSSTKTLHKASSEAYSSSEMYCFYLDEFKTRLRTSFKSYIMSPSELHLLSTIQDIERALVGVREECSMIYDLETSKNGGKCSSLVAAGIDFFDMILEFVSGRKGLKLIKRHCQGLVPALFNIIVHLKSPLIFYATSGTVASNLDPGPAILMCVEVLVTVSRKHAVFPMDVWHVGHLLHIPGVIFQDFNQLKISKASGQPDSSVILEDQIPQQVEGVNFSHVDRQFTIHLFVACCQLLCTTIRHRLSECKQCVAHLEASVAVLLNCLETVVDNESTVNKGCFSWEIDEGVKCACFLRRVFEEIRQQKDIFGRQCSLFLSNYIWVYTGYGPKRGGIRREIDEALRPGIYALIDICSVDDLQYLHTIFGEGPCRNTLASLQHDYKLNFKYEGKV, via the exons ATGGAAAAATCTCCAATTCATAAACTGCATTCAAGACAAAAGCCTTCACCTTCGCAG tgcAGTAAGGTAGAATCAGCGTTCAATTTTGTGAATTCAAGagttggtgatggtgatggtgatgactCTGAAACCATAAAACTACCAAGACTACTATGTTTCCTCAATGATTGGATACAATCACTGTTGTTTCCTTCAGATAAGAAGCCTCATGCTGATGGGTTTGATGCTTATATTGACATCCGTTGTTGGGAGATATTCAAGTTCTGCTTGCAGGAGTCTTTGAAGTTTCATGTAACTTTGAACATGTCAAAGAATCTCCTGCGGCCAGTAGAGCTTATTGCCAGAAATGCTCTCTCACTCCTTGAGGAGTTGTCTGATTGTTCAGGAGAAACTTTAATATCCGATGAAAGGTTGAAGCTTTATGAtgctgctcttgattgtgtttcgTTGGTGTTTTCATCCCATGGAGGGTTGTCAAATGAAAATTTGGGCTTGTGGATTTCGACAGGGAAGGCAGTGCTTGAGCTTTTATTGCGAATGTATGACAAGAACCTTGATGGAAGCAATATGGGTGATTTTGCACTACGGTTTCTGTGGTTGGTGCTTCAGCCATTCTCCAAGTTTTTGAAGGTCCATCCAGTTAGGCAAAGTAGATTTCGTGAGTTTGTGGATGAACTCCTCGAGCTGCTGTTGCATGTTTCCGGTGAGTTGCATCTTCGGGTTAATGGAAGGAGTCCCATTTGGACGGAAAGAGCAATGAAGGTGGTGGAAGAAGTTCTTTCCCATGGACTATTTCACCCGGTGCTTGTGGATGAATTTTTAAGCTTACACGGTTTACAAAACTATGTTGCTTCATGTGATGATGCATCAAATGATTCAAAACCAGCTATTCAGAGTTATCCTAGACATTTATTTGATGtactaaacaaaattataaccaGAAAGAATGCTATGGCAATGGGTAGTGTAGGTTTGTTATTTCACTCATTTGTTAATTCGGCAAGAAAATTCAAAGGAACTTCAGTGATGTATGAAGTGAACAAGACAATGGAGAAAATGAATAATTCAAGGCAACCCGTACCTGGAGAAAATAGCAGCTCAAATAACATTGGTGCGGACACTCAAAATTCACTTCTTAACTTTTTTGTACTAATCATGGAGCCGTTTTTGCTTGAGATCAATACTTGTCTCAAAAGTGAAGTTGATAGGAAACTCCAGTTGGTGGATCTTCATGGTGTACTCAAATCTATCAGTAATTTGCTTGCTAGTTTTATGCAAGAGAAGGTGTATGTGAGAACAGAGGACACTTCTGGAGGAGCCTGTCTTAATTTCTTCAAGATTATATTTAATTCCCTGATGAATACTTCCACTAACATTCTCAGCCTGTCAAACTATGATACAACCAACAGGAAGGAGATGGAAATATATACTTTATCAGCTAATGAGATAATAGTTTCTATGGGATATCTTCTGGAGATTGAATATGAGGTTGTTGGAGAAGAGTTGGTGAATTTATGGTGCATTATGTTGTCATACTCTTCCATCAATTGCAACATGGTGAATGTCTTTGACCAATGTTCATTATCTTCGAGTATACCTGCTCTGGGTTGCCAAATAATTAACCTCTACAGTCAACTACGCCAG GTGAGAATTGCAATTGTAACATTGTGCAAAGCAATAAGGCTTATTATATCTGGTGAGGGTAATACTGAGGAATGTTCTTCTAGGTTGACAATTCTGTCTAATGAAGTTCATTATGAATCAGTTGAGAAGCTGTTATCTTCACAGAAGTTTGTCCATGCAGTTTATAAGGCTGTTGAAGCTATTCCAGAAGGGCAAGTGACTGGATGTATTAGACAGATAACAGAAGATATATCAGAATCACTTAATTGGATGAAGGATTTCTCTCCATTGGTTGATGCTGAAAAATTGCAAATTTTTAATCTGCAAGTGAAACTTTTGGGTGGAGGCCTGTCCAGTTTGTATTGTTTAGTGCTTGATTCAGTGATGGTTACTGAGGGTAACAGCAATCTTGTTGGAGTGGCTGTAAAAGAATTAGTGTCAACATTGCGTTCACACTTGAGTACTCTTGTTGGACAGCAAGGAGATTCCATCTGCAATTTCCTTTCATCTGTCTTGGGAGGAACTGTTGATGGGGTGGTTGGAAAGGGAAAGATTTTGAAGAAGTTTGGTAGGTTCAGCCAATGggcccttgtgttcttctttcaGTTGTTTGTGTCCTGCCGAATCTTACTTAGGCAGGCAATTAGCCTTATGCCACCTGGTTTATCAAAGAAAGTTTCTGCTGAGGTGGGGGATGTCACAGCATATTCCGCCTTTGAGTTGATGGAGAGGATTGATGAGATAGACACTGGCTATTTTACTTGGATTGCTCAGCCTTCTGCTTCCCTCCTTGTTGTTTTGCAATATATTTCAGACATATATCACAAGTATGGTTCAGATGATTCTTGTCCTCTTACATATGTATTTCAATCAATGATTCTTCAGAGGCTTGTTGATTTGGATAGGAATATTGAACTGCTCAAGTATTTGCGGAAGAAACGTTACAGATCCCGAATCACAGCATTGAAGGAAGAGGCAGCTGGACTTACTGATCTTATGATGGAAAACTTATCATGTGTATATCAATCCCCAGTCTTTGAATCTGATGATGTAGCTTGTGAGGATGTAATTTTCCTGGGTACACAAAGCAACAGATGGAATCGAGGAGTTTATGTTGCCAACAAAAATTCATTGCCAACAGCCATTTGGTTGAGTCTTTGCAAAAATGTTGATATATGGGGCAATCATGCTTCCAAGAAGCATTTGAAAAAGTTCTTATCACATTTACTTCATACTTCTCTTCGCTGTGAAAGAAGCAGTTTGCAGGAGTCAGCACTGCAAAAGATCAATGAGTGTAACAAGCAGTTTTCAGGAGCCAGGCATGCAAGAGATCTTTTCTCACAAATATCGTCCCAACTTCTAAGTGATTCACTTTTATATGAACAGAAA TTTATCCACAGGAATCTGGCTTCAATATTTTGCCATGCCTTAGAGAAAGCTGTACAGCCGTTATTTAGTAATTTTGCAAATACTGATCTCAATCTTCAGAGATCACCTAATTGGCTTGAGTATTTGAGTGCTATTGACAAGTCGGCTGTGGTTCGTGATGAAGATATCAGCATAGAAGAAAAGACCAAATCTATTACCAACAAAAGTTTCACAGTTTGCCACCATTTGCTCAATCTATTGTGTTCAATGCCGTATATAAATGCAAGTTCATTTTCATGCCTTGTGACTTGTGTTTTCAACCTTGAAAG GCTTCTTGTCAGTGCCTTAGTATATTTTTGGAGCTCAGGGCACCAGGATTATTTTTGTAAGTATTTGAGATTATTTGTAGTTTGCAGGAAGGCCTTAAGGCATGTAATAATGGGATTTTGTGAGAAGACAGACACTATCCAATCGTCAACAGACTCAATTATTTCTGAAGGTTCATTTCCTGTTTTGTGGCTTTCAAAGTCATTATCTGTGATTGTTGGAATTAAAGAAGCCTTCTCAGCAGAAAATTCTATTCTATTTAAATCTCTGATCTGTTCTTTAATGGATCACACATCGTACATATTGGCGGggataataaaatatcaaattattcaTGGAGTTTCCATTGATAAAGAAGCTGGGGATCTTTGTGAAGAGATCTCCAATGATTCTAGCAATGAAAATGATTCTTTGCTTCCATCTTCTCAGCATCTAGATTCCGCCAAGCTTGAGGCATTGAAATGCTTAACCCTTATTTGTAAGAATTTGAAAGAGCAGACACAAAGCTTGGTTGTTTTGCAGAAGGATGTTACTTGGGCCAATGAGCGAATGAATCTTCCTTATGCGGATATAAATAGATTGTCTTCTGGAATTTCTTGCTATATTGGAATTTTTGGGGGACTCACATCTGGCATGGGCCAAACAGATGCAAGTAGTAGTGAACCTAAAATATTGTTGTGGAAAGATCTTGTGGAGCTTGTTGATTTTCTTGTAAGCAAATTGCTTGTCCACAATAATCAACTCCCAGAAAGTTTTTGTGACAAAAGTTTTGAGAAACCAGTCAACAAATTTTTGTTGGGTACAAAACATTGTTCACTTGAAAGCTCAGTTTCCAAGGCTGATAACTTATCTGGTACACAAGATGAATCTAAAGGCACGACTTGTTCCACTTCATCAGCAATTGATAATGTCTCTAATATTGTTAGTGATATTGGAAAGATGTTGAACTCAGAAAGTAAAAGCTATGTTGCCAGTGTTTTGAATAAGCCTTTGTTACAAAGCTTTCTAAAAGGTAGTCATCCTGAAGTAGCATTTTTACTTAGGCAACTTTTAATTGCCTCCTCATTTCTTTTGAGGCTAAATGTGATGGAAGGCAATTCTTCTTTGCTTTCAAGTTTTGTACCTACTTTCATTGAAATTTCACAAGTCCTGTTGTTAGAATTTACTGAGATGGTCGAAGTTCCACAAGAATCGGCTTTTCTATTGTTAGATGGTGTTCTGAGCTATCTGAGAGAATTAGCCAGTTTTTTCTCCTTCATGGAACCAACCTCATCTAGAAATGTTCGTACAAAATTGGTACAGATTCTTATGAGGGCAATTGGGAAGACCATATTGCTGCAAGGAAAAAGGGCAACGCTAACGTTTCATGAAAGACAGTCAAGCACCAAGACACTTCATAAAGCATCATCTGAAGCATATTCTTCTAGTGAAATGTACTGCTTTTACTTGGATGAATTTAAAACTAGGCTTCGCACATCATTCAAATCATATATTATGAGCCCATCAGAGTTGCATCTTTTATCTACTATACAGGACATTGAGAGAGCTCTGGTTGGAGTACGAGAAGAATGTTCCATGATCTATGACTTAGAAACCAGTAAAAATGGTGGAAAATGTTCGTCACTTGTTGCAGCTGGAATTGATTTCTTTGATATGATTCTTGAATTTGTTTCAG GTCGGAAAGGCTTGAAGCTGATTAAAAGACACTGTCAGGGCTTAGTACCTGCTCTTTTCAACATTATTGTGCATTTGAAGAGCCCGCTTATTTTTTATGCGACATCTGGAACAGTTGCCAGCAACCTGGATCCAGGTCCAGCCATACTTATGTGTGTTGAAGTGCTCGTTacagtttcaaggaaacatgctgtATTTCCCATGGATGTGTGGCATGTAGGTCACTTGTTACATATTCCAGGTGTAATCTTTCAGGATTTCAATCAGCTCAAAATTTCTAAAGCTTCCGGTCAACCAGATTCCTCAGTGATTTTGGAAGACCAAATTCCTCAGCAAGTAGAGGGAGTGAACTTCTCTCATGTAGATCGGCAGTTTACGATTCACCTATTTGTTGCCTGTTGTCAGCTATTGTGTACCACAATTAGGCATCGCCTGAG TGAGTGCAAGCAGTGTGTTGCCCATCTTGAAGCTTCTGTTGCTGTTCTTCTTAATTGTTTGGAGACAGTAGTGGATAATGAATCAACAGTAAACAAAGGTTGCTTTTCATGGGAAATTGATGAGGGAGTGAAATGTGCTTGTTTTCTGCGAAGGGTATTTGAAGAG ATAAGACAGCAAAAAGATATATTCGGCCGGCAATGTTCTCTGTTCTTATCCAACTATATATGGGTTTACACAGGTtatggtccaaaaagaggtggcATCAGAAG AGAAATTGATGAAGCTCTAAGACCCGGTATCTATGCTTTGATAGATATTTGTTCAGTTGATGATCTTCAATATCTTCATACTATTTTTGGGG AGGGACCTTGCAGAAATACCCTAGCAAGTCTACAACATGATTACAAACTCAATTTCAAATATGAGGGAAAAGTTTAA